The genomic segment ATGAATCAACTAGGATGAAGGGAACCCTACCGCTCTCCGACGTCACTGCACCACCTATTGCCGCTAAGGCGGCGAAGAGAGGCATGGCGTATGGACCAGTCCTCTCTAGGAATGATGCAATTACCCTAGCCCAGTTAAACCTACTGAAGAAGCCGTTGAACAAGTACCAGAGTGATAAACCACCACTCCAGACACCTAGTAATACGCCTAACGTAACCATGAAGCCTAAGTAGAATATTGGTAGGAAGTCGAAGGGGGCTAGGGGTGGCCTTACGTTAGCAGGCCATGAGTAGTAGCCCCAGAAGGCGTGGTTGAAGGTGCCGTAGGCGAAGAAGCTTAAAAGTGGATCAACCTTAAGGCCCTTCCAGAACATTCCCTCAATAGCCGCTAGTTTCAATGGATCAAACTGGAGGACTAATTCACCCTGATCATGACCAAGTATAAAGCCCTCAATAGCCGTCATAACTGCTACACCTGGTATAATGACTTTAAGCACCTTAGCTTGGTCAGGCCTATGCTCACGTACATAGCCGTAAAGGTATATTGCACCCACCACTGACCACGTTAATATTGCCGCAGCCAGTATACCATGGAAAATAAACACATTAGCCCCCCACCAGAACATGTTCCAGGCATCAGTGGGCTTAGCCCAAGTAACCAGGTAGCTTGTTAAGCCTGCGATTGTTTCATTTGACGCAGCTAGGTTCTGAATAATCATGCCAGGCGGCCTCATGCTTAGTGAAGCCATAACTGCTAGAATGTTGTAGGCACTCCAGTATCCTCCGAATGCTGCGGCTAATCCGATTACCCAATGAACCCAACCATTCCTTACCTTACCCCATGTGAAGACGTAGAGCGGTAGGAGTATTACCTCGGTTAGGAAGGCGAATAACTCTAGGTAGAATGGTAGAACAATGGCAGAGCCTATTATTGTAATGAAGTTACTCCATATGGTCACTAACCCAAACTCAACTAATGTACCGAATGCAGCACCAACACCGAAGAATATAGTGGATACAACTGAGAACATCCTGGCTTTATCATACCAATCCTTATCATGCTTAACTAAATATAGGTACTCCGCAATAACCGCTATTAGTATTGTTCCGAGGAAGGATGATGCAAGGCTCAGGTGGGCTAAGATACCAATGGCTGATACCCATCTAGCCGCATCTAAAGTACTAGCGTTTATTATTGAGAGGACGTATGCACTAGGCATAAAATGCAATCTGTACAGTATTTTTTTAAGCTTTCGTGGGTTTATTTAACTGAGTAATATTATTATGACCTTTAGATTTATGTAATTATTCATTATGTAGAATTCCACTAGGCATTATTTATATGCATTAATCTATTAGACATGTATAAATTTCAATGGAAATAACCTAAGCTTAATGAACCGTAAGGGATATTAATCTGAACTGCAGATGTAAGGTATAAGCAGAATGCTTAGGAGAAGAGATGAACACTTAATGGATTATGTAACAGAGGAGTTGGAGAAGGCTGGAGCTAAGTCTGTAGTTATTGATAAGGATGATTACTCATACACCATTGTAGCCAGTGTGAATAAGGATGGTTTAGGTAAAATGGTTCTTAAAATAAGCTCAGATTCATCAACAATACCGAGAAGTCACATAGTTGACTTACTGATAATGCATAGGGTCTTTAAGGCCAAGCCAATACTGGTGGATGAGAGTAGGAGGAATGAGGAGCTTCAGGACGGTGTCCTTTATGAACATTCAGGCATACCTCAACTGAATCCAAGCACCTTTAGGGATTTGCTTAAGGGTAAGCCGTTGCTCTTTAAGAATGAGGGGGGTGTAGTTAAGGTTAGGATAAAGGGTTGGTTACTGAGGGAGCTTAGGATGAGGTATGGTTTAAGTCTCGGTGATTTAGCTGAGTTGCTTTCAGTCAGTAGGAAGGCAGTGTATGAGTATGAGAGAGGAACCATAGATGTCAGTGCCGAGAAGGCTCAACTACTAATTGAATTATTCGGTGAGGAAATAGTGGATAGTTGGGATTTAAGCGTTAAGGATCCTGACCAGAAGATTATGGAGAGGAGGGTGGAGTTGGGTGATGTACTTAACCTTAAGGTTAAGGAATCATACCTACTGGTTCACACACATGGTAAGTACGCCACGGTAACGGATAAAGGTAATGTACTCTTAGGTAGTGAGAATAGTAGGGAGGCCGAGGAGGTATCGAGCATACTTGGTGCCCGCTACATTAGAATACAGTAAACTAAGTTACCTACCTGAGTGTGTATAGTTGAGTGAGGCACGGTTATGCGTTTAAACTAGGAATATGCAGTGGTTAATGTGGGTAAACTATTCGGTACCAATGGGGTTAGACTGGAGTTCACTAAGGGTAACTATGACCCAGGTTTCCTAGTTAAGTTAGCAGGGGCTGTGGCAACCTACGTTAATGCTGGTGATGTACTACTGGGCTTCGACGTTAGGGTAACAAGCCTACCACTAGTGGGGGTGCTTTATGGAGTATTGTCAATGTATGGTATTAACGTTGATGTAATAGGACCATTACCAACCCCAATACACCAGTACTTAACCAAGGCCTGGGGTTATAGGGCCGGCATAATGGTGACTGCCAGTCATAATCCACCACATTACAATGGTATTAAGCTAATGGATAGTAATGGTGTTGAAGTAAGCAGGAGGGTTGAGGAGGAGGTGGAGACAATATTCTTCAACGGCAGGTATAAGGAGACTGTGGATTATAGGGATATTGGAGCAGTCAGATTCATTAATGTTGAGGAGGGGTTAAGGGATTATAGGGATCATTTACTAAGCATAATTAATGATGAACCAATTAGGCGTAGGGGATTCAGAATAGTGGCTGACTTCGCCAATAGTGTTAATTCAATAGCCCTCTCATACGTTTTAAGGGGACTTAACGTAAAGGTTTACTCAATCAACGGCCACCTTGATGGTGAATTCCCAGGTAGGAACCCTGAACCAAGGCCTGAGAACCTTAACGTAGCATCAAGGGCTGTTGTTGAATCCAGCGCCGACTTCGGTGTTGCCTATGATGGTGATGGTGATAGGTCACTCTTCATTGATGAGAAGGGTAATGTAATATGGGGGGATAGGACAGGTACTATTCTTGCATTATCCATGATTAAGAATGGCGATAAGGTTGTTACACCAGTGTCATCAAGCGTGGTTGTTAAGTGGGCTGTGGAGGGGGCTGGTGGTAGGGTTATTTGGACTAGGGTTGGTTCAGTTGACGTTAGTCATAAGGTTATTGAGGAGGGGGCGTTATGCGGCTTTGAGGATAATGGTGGATTCATATGGCCTAAACACCACCCGGTGAGGGATGGTGTATCAACAACGTTACTAATGATGAAAGTCCTATCTGAGGAAAAGGCTAAGTTATCTGAGCTTAATGCGAGAATGCCAGCAATGTTAACTGCAAGGGAGAGAATGGAGATGAGTAGGGATCTTGCAGGAAAGATCGTTGAGGCACTTAAGGGTAGGAATTGGGGTGGTGAAGTCATTACCATAGATGGACTCAGGGTTAATTACACGGACTCCTGGTTCCTAGTAAGGCCAAGCGGCACTGAGAATCTACTCAGGGTGGTAATTGAAGCATCAAGTAGTGACAGATTCAATACCCTTAGGCATGAGGTAATGAACAGTATAGAGAAGGAACTTAAGAAATACAGCGGAGTAACATCAAACACAGAGTAATTAAGCATTAACAACTTAAGCACCTAAAGATACTTAAGTTAACTCACTGTGCCGAAAACCTTTAAAAGCTATATGAATTATTTAATTAATGAGCTTTGATTCAGCTAAGGTATTAGCCGGTGTAGGTGCATTATTAGCTGGAATAGGCATATTTGGTTACGTTATACCGTCAATAATTGGTTTAATACTATTCCTAGTGGGTATGGTGGAGTTAGCCAACTACTTTAATGACAGTAGGTTAAAATCAGATGTAATGAATTGGTTCATATTCGGGTTAATAGCATTAATAGTATTGGCTATCGGTGTTTTCCTAGCAGTAATACCCGTCACGTTATCGTTCAGTGGGATGCACGTTAATTACCCAATGATACCCTACCATCCCTACCACCCGTTTTTAGCCGGTTTGCTAATAATCATGGTGGTGGTTATCATAACTGCGGTGTTCTTCCTATTATCTGCAATCTACCTGCGTAGAGCGATGAGCAATATGAGCTCACGTACCGGTGAAAAGTTATTTGAGTCAGGGGGCTTAATATACTTAATCGGTGCTGTTTTAACCTTCATAATAATTGGTGTATTAATAATACTAGTGGCTTGGATAATAATAGGTGTAGCATTGCTAAGTATCAAGGAACCCGGCAGGAATCCTTAAGTAAACGGATTTAAGGATGCCTCATACCACCTCCTCACAATTATGCTTCTCAATTGATGTGGAAGTAAGGCCACTAGGTAATACTTAAGCATACGTGTATTTAAATTCCTTAGGCTTAACTCACCATGCCCATTAAAGATCCTGGCAACAGCAGCATACATGCCCTTTTCCATACATGCATACTTCTCAAACCTACTACCTTTAACCATTTCACATACTACGGCGTAATCATGAATAACCCTATTAAGCAGCATTCTCATTGACTCAACGTAGTTATTAAATGTGGCAAGCTGACCCCTACTGACATTACCTTCATGAACCCTATACCTAGTTAACCTTTCAGGTATTAGTAATGCTAAGCCACCATTAAGTGCAGCGCTGTAGTAGAGTATTGCATCTGAGACTACGCTAATTTGATTCACATAATGCTTAACGTTCATTAATGCCTCTCTTCTAATAGATATTGAACTAGCGTTAAAGGCCGCACCAGCCCAAAGCCATCTACTGAATTCACCATCATTGCTTAGGTTAAACATTACCTGCTGATTAACCTGGGTGCAAGGCTTAACGTAAGGTGGTATCTTAAAATAATGCCTCACCTTCCTCACCTCCATACCACTACTGGTAATGCATGAGATTGAGTTGTGAACATAAGTTAATTCACTAATATTGTCGAATAACTTACTCACTATGAATACTTTATTCGCTGTGAATTCATCGTCATCGTCAAGGAACATTATAACATCACCCATAGCCTCTTCAACAGCTTCAGTAATCTTCCTGCCTAAGTGAGGAGAATCATCATCAATAACCTTAATTGAACCCTCAGGCAGCTTTACTTCAGGGCTCTTAACAACAATAACCTCATCAGGTTGCCTACTCTGGGCTCTAATGGACTTAATAGCCAGAGGAAGGTAAATCCACCTCCTATAACATGTTACTACTACTGTTACCTTAATCCCCATTAATACCCTAGGCTTAATTCCCCATTGAATT from the Caldivirga maquilingensis IC-167 genome contains:
- a CDS encoding cytochrome ubiquinol oxidase subunit I, with the translated sequence MPSAYVLSIINASTLDAARWVSAIGILAHLSLASSFLGTILIAVIAEYLYLVKHDKDWYDKARMFSVVSTIFFGVGAAFGTLVEFGLVTIWSNFITIIGSAIVLPFYLELFAFLTEVILLPLYVFTWGKVRNGWVHWVIGLAAAFGGYWSAYNILAVMASLSMRPPGMIIQNLAASNETIAGLTSYLVTWAKPTDAWNMFWWGANVFIFHGILAAAILTWSVVGAIYLYGYVREHRPDQAKVLKVIIPGVAVMTAIEGFILGHDQGELVLQFDPLKLAAIEGMFWKGLKVDPLLSFFAYGTFNHAFWGYYSWPANVRPPLAPFDFLPIFYLGFMVTLGVLLGVWSGGLSLWYLFNGFFSRFNWARVIASFLERTGPYAMPLFAALAAIGGAVTSESGRVPFILVDSSPNPNGGPPTVTGVPIYEGGLINPNLSLPGWLVALIIIVEVAMPALAVYMVYLYTKPKEVKPTQVVEY
- a CDS encoding helix-turn-helix domain-containing protein encodes the protein MDYVTEELEKAGAKSVVIDKDDYSYTIVASVNKDGLGKMVLKISSDSSTIPRSHIVDLLIMHRVFKAKPILVDESRRNEELQDGVLYEHSGIPQLNPSTFRDLLKGKPLLFKNEGGVVKVRIKGWLLRELRMRYGLSLGDLAELLSVSRKAVYEYERGTIDVSAEKAQLLIELFGEEIVDSWDLSVKDPDQKIMERRVELGDVLNLKVKESYLLVHTHGKYATVTDKGNVLLGSENSREAEEVSSILGARYIRIQ
- the glmM gene encoding phosphoglucosamine mutase → MGKLFGTNGVRLEFTKGNYDPGFLVKLAGAVATYVNAGDVLLGFDVRVTSLPLVGVLYGVLSMYGINVDVIGPLPTPIHQYLTKAWGYRAGIMVTASHNPPHYNGIKLMDSNGVEVSRRVEEEVETIFFNGRYKETVDYRDIGAVRFINVEEGLRDYRDHLLSIINDEPIRRRGFRIVADFANSVNSIALSYVLRGLNVKVYSINGHLDGEFPGRNPEPRPENLNVASRAVVESSADFGVAYDGDGDRSLFIDEKGNVIWGDRTGTILALSMIKNGDKVVTPVSSSVVVKWAVEGAGGRVIWTRVGSVDVSHKVIEEGALCGFEDNGGFIWPKHHPVRDGVSTTLLMMKVLSEEKAKLSELNARMPAMLTARERMEMSRDLAGKIVEALKGRNWGGEVITIDGLRVNYTDSWFLVRPSGTENLLRVVIEASSSDRFNTLRHEVMNSIEKELKKYSGVTSNTE
- a CDS encoding DUF996 domain-containing protein — encoded protein: MSFDSAKVLAGVGALLAGIGIFGYVIPSIIGLILFLVGMVELANYFNDSRLKSDVMNWFIFGLIALIVLAIGVFLAVIPVTLSFSGMHVNYPMIPYHPYHPFLAGLLIIMVVVIITAVFFLLSAIYLRRAMSNMSSRTGEKLFESGGLIYLIGAVLTFIIIGVLIILVAWIIIGVALLSIKEPGRNP
- a CDS encoding glycosyltransferase family 2 protein; the encoded protein is MGIKVTVVVTCYRRWIYLPLAIKSIRAQSRQPDEVIVVKSPEVKLPEGSIKVIDDDSPHLGRKITEAVEEAMGDVIMFLDDDDEFTANKVFIVSKLFDNISELTYVHNSISCITSSGMEVRKVRHYFKIPPYVKPCTQVNQQVMFNLSNDGEFSRWLWAGAAFNASSISIRREALMNVKHYVNQISVVSDAILYYSAALNGGLALLIPERLTRYRVHEGNVSRGQLATFNNYVESMRMLLNRVIHDYAVVCEMVKGSRFEKYACMEKGMYAAVARIFNGHGELSLRNLNTRMLKYYLVALLPHQLRSIIVRRWYEASLNPFT